In Halobaculum limi, one DNA window encodes the following:
- a CDS encoding ADP-ribosylglycohydrolase family protein, whose protein sequence is MSDATDTDRRARARGALLGLACGDALGRPVEGATAAAVRDRHGRVTEMLGADGSRAGTPTAPTARAHETARRLLGGADTDDQNPTTGTGRPADVLAASVPYGLVAAATDRRVAAVAASGVGDTDPDATEVCVLLVTLVGALVDGDDVESARSTAQTVAVDRGAPVALRETLAVVGDRAAVTLDTSGGVAATLETALHEAVAADTLEEAVVSAVSRGGAASSLGSVAGAVSGARFGDAAVPRRWLNELRDVETLTERADSVAAASLPR, encoded by the coding sequence ATGAGCGATGCCACCGACACGGACCGCCGCGCGCGTGCCCGCGGCGCACTCCTCGGGCTCGCGTGCGGCGACGCACTCGGGCGGCCAGTCGAGGGAGCCACCGCCGCGGCGGTCCGAGACCGACACGGGCGCGTGACCGAGATGCTCGGCGCAGACGGGAGCCGCGCCGGGACGCCGACCGCGCCGACCGCTCGGGCACACGAGACGGCTCGACGACTGCTCGGAGGAGCCGACACGGACGACCAGAACCCGACCACCGGGACGGGTCGGCCCGCGGACGTCCTCGCCGCTTCCGTCCCGTACGGCCTCGTGGCAGCGGCGACCGACCGGCGTGTGGCGGCCGTCGCAGCGTCAGGCGTCGGCGACACCGACCCGGATGCGACCGAGGTGTGTGTCCTGTTGGTGACGCTGGTCGGTGCGTTGGTCGACGGTGACGACGTCGAGAGCGCGCGGTCGACTGCCCAGACCGTCGCCGTCGACCGGGGGGCACCAGTTGCGCTTCGAGAGACGCTCGCGGTCGTCGGCGACCGGGCCGCCGTCACGCTCGACACGAGCGGCGGTGTGGCCGCGACGCTGGAGACGGCGCTTCACGAGGCGGTCGCCGCCGACACGCTGGAGGAGGCGGTCGTGTCGGCAGTGAGTCGGGGCGGGGCCGCGTCGTCGCTCGGGTCGGTCGCCGGAGCGGTCTCGGGGGCGCGGTTCGGCGACGCGGCGGTTCCGCGACGGTGGCTGAACGAACTGCGTGACGTCGAGACGCTCACCGAGCGTGCGGACTCGGTCGCGGCGGCGTCGCTGCCGCGGTAA
- a CDS encoding GTP cyclohydrolase IIa — protein sequence MTAAQLTLVQIDNYGPWTVTPEPRREMDLQTLQSRLFADLAQYIGNRGGYVFFTRFDNMVAVTNGLDRRDHELLQESVGNRFPVTVSLGIGVDEVPIDALETATERVQAAGSAQSSDRSEGFGGEFRTETSDDDVHIAHFDVNDATGKYTDRLNEFDSFINIEHGYASLMRYMREEHGALSFFVGGDNVIAVCPDLTHDEYMGAIDHVAEDADVQLKVGVGTGATPHEAGYAAKHALEDCRYEGTLVEFAHD from the coding sequence GTGACCGCCGCGCAGCTGACGTTGGTGCAGATCGACAACTACGGCCCGTGGACCGTGACGCCGGAGCCTCGTCGGGAGATGGACCTCCAGACGCTCCAGTCGCGCCTGTTCGCGGATCTGGCACAGTACATCGGCAACCGAGGCGGCTACGTCTTCTTCACCCGCTTCGACAATATGGTCGCGGTGACGAACGGCCTCGACCGCCGGGACCACGAACTCCTCCAAGAGTCGGTCGGCAACCGGTTCCCCGTGACCGTCAGCCTCGGCATCGGAGTCGACGAGGTTCCCATCGACGCCTTGGAGACGGCGACCGAGCGGGTGCAAGCCGCCGGGTCGGCGCAGTCGTCGGACCGCAGCGAGGGGTTCGGCGGTGAGTTCCGAACCGAGACGAGCGACGACGACGTACACATCGCTCACTTCGACGTGAACGACGCGACCGGCAAGTACACCGACCGCCTCAACGAGTTCGACTCGTTCATCAACATCGAACACGGCTACGCCAGCCTGATGCGGTACATGCGCGAGGAACACGGCGCGCTGTCGTTCTTCGTCGGCGGCGACAACGTCATCGCGGTGTGTCCGGACCTGACTCACGACGAGTATATGGGTGCGATCGACCACGTCGCCGAGGACGCCGACGTGCAGTTGAAGGTCGGCGTCGGAACCGGCGCGACCCCACACGAGGCCGGGTACGCGGCCAAACACGCCCTCGAAGACTGCCGGTACGAGGGGACGCTCGTCGAGTTCGCCCACGACTGA
- a CDS encoding glycoside hydrolase family 15 protein, which translates to MRLRTALNDYKRDRGHGTAGTASTAFGALSGRGARLVHVDSSGGIRDFSSALSGLSGIDRSRFGIETGERTYWFDQLETVRQHYYRETTLVETEYDAGEFTIHQYDLTLGGSHVTHVELRGSVPPEAHLVAFLTLAPEGQETRVGRLIHDGAGPVDGDTVEVFHRDEHDYITASTGLSDVRAQIPERFEELLDPDPVALPREGALNRYEDTHLSGDVVVTAPLERAGRGLRTSLVTLLTDGDDREGAIADLRDTAIEYAAADELRTVARERTAVSVPESGPRRGTVRADLRALDLLEASTGARIAGPEFDPFFRNSGGYGYTWFRDDAEISSHLLGSNDPLNLDLDPEKLARSARFYCATQQSDGSWPHRVWAVDGSLAPGWANGRVEGRDDSTEYQADQTATTIAFLGKFLRVHGDHLSSADERRVREAIAAGVDCLDETREDDGLPARCQNLWEDNSGRFTYTAATYVQAYAAVARAPVSEDLAERGRRGAAETFEALDLLWDEGSQTYAAGLDGDTLDDRFDTSTFAVVDALAAVEALDSVTVSTDDIDRVSDHVRASLGELYRESDQSNIAGLVRYEDDDWRTDGQHDEKIWTLATAMGAAGAAELGALLHDRGREQTANWMFDEAADLYSLLESDGPLTTRMGYLPEQWYDDGTPDSATPLGYSHGYRLRVTGTLAEHDALPSAAAPPKAPPDRPRWTTGEKYGVGTAADHDESEPSRVWFTLTKGALTEVRFPRVDLMNLRTLDFIVSEADHEYTVRTHVEGTRDTDDTVKRRVEPTEDDALLFRHVVTETGDGRGHGWELRVEYAADPGHDALVADIEFEAEDGREYEVFAVADTALTNTGTRDRGLRLGQPGSHHLVARDAEAYTGEGGDAMLVDESGDGYSVAVAMATADRFDWATVGAAGSDELTELLTEGTVSGTRSSIDDDNVVLVGRLGTGSHTTETLALGFARQADASAALGEAVGALASDYEALRSAYRDTWQAFLADKPLPDSVATDEELTNQYRTSLMTLRAVEDKTYRGASVASPSVPWGEAVHAGEQKGYGYNFVWARDLYQVFTAAELTGDIETAIDQLEYIYEYQQDEDGFIPQNTYLNGITRWGGEQMDNISFPAVMAYHLWEDGVSFEDTLYDYENVRRSADYVARNGPFSAQERWEEESGYSPSSIAAEIAGLSCAGKLALEEGHEADALVWLALADRWVDEVESWTATTTGTDRHEHTPYYVRVTRDGDPDAGHHRTLANNGPRLDERDIIDAGFLDLVRLGIKPWDDETIANSVQEVDDTIRVDLPAGAAFYRYNGDGYGERDAGDMGAPWSVEEHGKGRLWPLLTGERAEYELHAHPELEDRDPALEPTELLWTMQRFANSGRMIAEQVWDRDYRTEYDWGFGEGTGSATPLAWAMAQFVRLAHGIDAGEPVETPTFVRDRFLDRELHDSDNKPALRVDTRFQGNTVVVSGKTTGERVAVTTPVDSAVLTPEDGEYEVTLDIEYGENDITVAAAADTDLESAATTVSRFTV; encoded by the coding sequence ATGCGGCTTCGAACGGCACTCAACGACTACAAACGCGACCGGGGACACGGCACCGCGGGCACCGCTAGCACGGCGTTCGGGGCCCTCTCCGGACGTGGAGCACGACTGGTTCATGTGGACTCGTCGGGCGGAATCCGTGACTTCTCATCAGCGCTGTCTGGGCTTTCGGGCATCGATAGGTCGCGGTTCGGTATCGAGACTGGAGAGCGAACCTACTGGTTCGACCAACTGGAGACAGTCCGTCAACACTACTACCGCGAGACGACGCTCGTGGAGACGGAGTACGACGCAGGCGAGTTCACCATCCACCAGTACGACCTGACGCTCGGTGGCTCACACGTCACACACGTCGAACTCCGCGGGTCGGTCCCGCCGGAGGCACACCTCGTCGCGTTCCTGACGCTCGCACCCGAAGGGCAGGAGACGCGCGTCGGCCGCCTCATCCACGACGGCGCTGGACCGGTCGACGGCGACACCGTCGAGGTGTTCCACCGCGACGAACACGACTACATCACGGCCTCGACCGGACTCAGCGACGTTCGCGCACAGATTCCAGAGCGGTTCGAGGAACTCCTCGACCCCGACCCCGTCGCACTCCCACGTGAGGGTGCGCTGAATCGGTACGAGGACACCCACCTCAGCGGCGACGTGGTCGTCACCGCACCGCTCGAACGGGCCGGGCGCGGACTGCGGACGTCGCTCGTCACCCTGCTCACCGACGGCGACGACCGTGAGGGAGCGATCGCTGACCTCCGTGATACGGCCATCGAGTACGCCGCCGCAGACGAACTGCGGACGGTCGCCCGCGAGCGAACGGCGGTCTCAGTCCCGGAATCGGGACCGCGTCGCGGCACCGTCCGCGCCGACCTCCGCGCACTCGACCTGTTGGAGGCGTCGACGGGCGCACGCATCGCCGGGCCGGAGTTCGACCCCTTCTTCCGCAACTCGGGTGGCTACGGCTACACTTGGTTCCGCGACGACGCCGAGATATCCAGCCACCTCTTGGGGTCGAACGACCCGCTCAATCTCGATTTGGACCCGGAGAAACTGGCTCGCTCGGCGCGGTTCTACTGTGCAACCCAGCAGTCTGACGGCTCGTGGCCCCACCGCGTGTGGGCCGTCGACGGGTCGCTCGCCCCGGGGTGGGCGAACGGTCGCGTCGAGGGGCGCGACGACTCTACAGAGTACCAGGCAGACCAGACGGCGACGACTATCGCGTTCCTCGGGAAGTTCCTCCGCGTCCACGGCGACCACCTCTCGTCGGCCGACGAGCGCCGCGTGCGGGAGGCCATCGCGGCGGGCGTCGACTGCCTCGACGAGACGCGCGAGGACGACGGCCTGCCCGCACGGTGTCAAAACCTCTGGGAGGACAACTCCGGGCGGTTCACCTACACGGCGGCGACGTACGTGCAGGCGTACGCCGCCGTCGCCCGCGCCCCCGTGAGCGAGGACCTCGCAGAGCGGGGTCGACGCGGCGCAGCGGAGACGTTCGAGGCGCTCGACCTCCTCTGGGACGAGGGCAGTCAGACGTACGCCGCCGGTCTCGACGGCGACACGCTCGACGACCGCTTCGATACCTCGACGTTCGCCGTCGTCGACGCGTTGGCGGCGGTCGAGGCGCTCGATTCGGTGACCGTCTCCACAGACGACATCGACCGCGTGTCTGATCACGTCCGAGCGTCGCTGGGAGAGTTGTACCGTGAGTCCGACCAGTCGAACATCGCCGGACTCGTCCGATACGAGGACGACGACTGGCGAACCGACGGGCAACACGACGAGAAGATATGGACGCTCGCGACCGCGATGGGCGCGGCGGGCGCGGCCGAACTCGGTGCGCTGTTGCACGACCGCGGGCGCGAGCAGACCGCCAACTGGATGTTCGACGAGGCCGCAGACCTGTACAGTCTCCTGGAGAGTGACGGTCCCCTGACGACGCGGATGGGGTATCTCCCCGAGCAGTGGTACGACGACGGCACGCCCGACAGCGCCACGCCGCTCGGCTACTCGCACGGCTACCGCCTGCGGGTGACGGGGACGCTGGCCGAACACGACGCGCTTCCGAGTGCCGCCGCGCCGCCGAAAGCGCCGCCAGACCGTCCCCGGTGGACGACCGGTGAGAAGTACGGCGTCGGGACCGCCGCCGACCACGACGAGTCGGAGCCTTCGCGCGTGTGGTTCACGCTGACGAAGGGAGCGCTCACCGAAGTTCGGTTCCCGCGCGTCGACCTGATGAACCTCCGGACGCTCGATTTCATCGTCTCGGAGGCCGACCACGAGTACACCGTCCGCACACACGTCGAAGGGACGCGCGACACCGACGACACGGTCAAGCGTCGGGTCGAACCCACCGAAGACGACGCGCTGTTGTTCCGTCACGTCGTCACCGAGACGGGCGACGGGCGCGGCCACGGGTGGGAACTGCGCGTCGAGTACGCCGCCGACCCCGGCCACGACGCGTTGGTCGCAGACATCGAGTTCGAGGCCGAGGACGGCCGTGAGTACGAGGTGTTCGCGGTCGCCGACACTGCACTCACGAACACGGGGACCCGCGATCGCGGCCTGCGACTGGGACAACCCGGTAGCCACCACCTCGTCGCACGCGACGCCGAAGCGTACACCGGCGAGGGCGGCGACGCGATGCTCGTCGACGAGAGCGGCGACGGCTACTCGGTCGCCGTCGCGATGGCGACCGCAGACCGCTTCGACTGGGCGACCGTCGGTGCCGCCGGCAGCGACGAACTCACCGAACTGCTCACCGAGGGCACCGTCTCCGGGACGCGGTCGTCTATCGACGACGACAACGTCGTCCTCGTCGGGCGACTCGGCACGGGGAGCCACACGACCGAGACGCTCGCACTCGGATTCGCCCGCCAGGCAGACGCCTCCGCCGCCCTCGGTGAGGCGGTGGGTGCACTCGCGAGCGACTACGAGGCCCTTCGATCGGCCTACCGCGACACCTGGCAGGCGTTCCTCGCGGACAAGCCACTGCCCGACTCCGTCGCCACCGACGAGGAGTTGACGAACCAGTATCGCACCTCGCTGATGACGCTGCGGGCCGTCGAGGACAAGACGTACCGCGGCGCGTCTGTCGCCTCGCCGTCGGTTCCGTGGGGCGAAGCCGTCCACGCGGGCGAGCAAAAGGGGTACGGCTACAACTTCGTGTGGGCGCGTGACCTGTATCAGGTGTTCACGGCCGCGGAGTTGACCGGCGACATCGAGACGGCCATCGACCAACTGGAGTATATCTACGAGTACCAGCAAGACGAGGACGGGTTCATCCCGCAGAACACCTACCTCAACGGCATCACCCGCTGGGGTGGCGAGCAGATGGACAACATCTCGTTCCCTGCGGTGATGGCGTACCACCTGTGGGAGGACGGTGTCTCCTTCGAGGACACGCTGTACGACTACGAGAACGTCCGTCGGTCGGCCGACTACGTCGCCCGCAACGGACCGTTCAGCGCACAGGAGCGCTGGGAAGAGGAGTCCGGCTACTCGCCGTCTTCGATCGCCGCCGAAATCGCTGGCCTGTCGTGTGCCGGGAAACTGGCGCTCGAAGAGGGCCACGAGGCGGACGCGCTCGTGTGGCTGGCACTCGCCGACCGCTGGGTCGACGAGGTGGAGTCGTGGACGGCGACGACGACCGGCACCGACCGCCACGAACACACGCCGTACTACGTGCGCGTCACTCGCGACGGCGACCCCGACGCGGGCCACCACCGGACACTGGCGAACAACGGTCCGCGACTCGACGAACGCGACATCATCGACGCCGGCTTCCTCGACTTGGTGCGACTGGGGATCAAGCCGTGGGACGACGAGACCATCGCGAACTCGGTGCAGGAGGTCGACGACACCATCCGCGTCGACTTGCCCGCCGGCGCGGCGTTCTACCGCTACAACGGCGACGGCTACGGCGAACGCGACGCCGGAGACATGGGCGCGCCGTGGTCCGTCGAGGAACACGGGAAGGGTCGCCTGTGGCCCCTCCTGACGGGCGAACGTGCGGAGTACGAACTCCACGCACACCCCGAACTAGAGGACCGTGACCCGGCGCTGGAACCGACGGAACTGCTGTGGACGATGCAGCGGTTCGCCAACTCCGGGCGGATGATCGCAGAACAGGTGTGGGACCGCGACTACCGCACCGAGTACGACTGGGGCTTCGGCGAGGGGACCGGCAGTGCGACGCCGTTGGCGTGGGCGATGGCGCAGTTCGTCCGCCTGGCACACGGCATCGACGCCGGCGAACCCGTCGAGACGCCCACGTTCGTGCGCGACCGGTTCCTCGACCGGGAACTCCACGACAGCGACAACAAGCCCGCCCTGCGCGTCGACACGCGCTTCCAGGGCAACACCGTCGTCGTCTCCGGCAAGACGACCGGCGAGCGCGTCGCCGTGACGACGCCTGTCGACTCCGCCGTCCTCACGCCCGAGGACGGCGAGTACGAGGTGACGCTCGACATCGAGTACGGCGAGAACGACATCACCGTCGCCGCCGCCGCCGACACCGACCTCGAATCGGCCGCCACGACCGTCTCGCGGTTCACGGTCTGA
- a CDS encoding metal-dependent hydrolase: MDLTWHGHSTWAVELGDTRLLIDPFFDNPHTSLEPSDVADPDYVLITHGHADHIAHASEFSDATLVATPELTGYLSEEAGFEDPLGMNIGGTIECGDAYVTMVRADHTSGINTGYEFEAGMPAGFVISDKVPTQTSDEENTTFYHAGDTGLMSEMKDVIGSFLEPDAVAVPCGDHFTMGPWQAAIAADWVGSEYAFPMHYDTFPPIEIDVDDFVREVEATAGPAEPVVLEGDETFTIGE, encoded by the coding sequence ATGGACCTCACCTGGCACGGTCACTCGACGTGGGCGGTCGAACTGGGCGACACGCGTCTGCTGATCGACCCGTTCTTCGACAACCCACACACGAGTCTGGAACCGTCGGACGTGGCCGACCCCGACTACGTCCTGATCACTCACGGTCACGCCGACCACATCGCACACGCGAGTGAGTTCTCGGACGCGACGCTCGTCGCCACGCCCGAACTCACCGGCTATCTGAGCGAGGAGGCGGGCTTCGAGGACCCCCTCGGGATGAACATCGGCGGCACCATCGAGTGCGGCGACGCGTACGTCACGATGGTTCGCGCCGACCACACCTCTGGTATCAACACCGGCTACGAGTTCGAGGCCGGGATGCCCGCTGGCTTCGTCATCTCCGACAAGGTTCCGACGCAGACGAGCGACGAGGAGAACACCACGTTCTACCACGCCGGCGACACGGGGCTGATGAGCGAGATGAAAGACGTGATCGGCTCGTTCCTCGAACCCGACGCCGTCGCCGTGCCGTGTGGCGATCACTTCACGATGGGGCCGTGGCAGGCGGCCATCGCCGCCGACTGGGTTGGGTCGGAGTACGCCTTCCCGATGCACTACGACACGTTCCCGCCCATCGAGATCGACGTCGACGACTTCGTTCGCGAGGTCGAAGCCACCGCCGGGCCCGCCGAACCGGTCGTCCTCGAAGGCGACGAGACGTTCACCATCGGCGAGTAA
- the eif1A gene encoding translation initiation factor eIF-1A, producing MSDDSTGRKPLRMPDDNQVFATVTDMLGGRRVTLRCADGKERMGRIPGRMRFRTWVKEGDIVIAEPWDWQDEKAEVVWRYESDDAQQLREEGHIQ from the coding sequence ATGAGCGACGATTCGACGGGCCGAAAGCCCCTCAGAATGCCGGACGACAACCAGGTGTTCGCGACCGTGACCGATATGCTGGGTGGCCGGCGAGTGACGCTTCGCTGTGCCGACGGGAAAGAGCGGATGGGCCGGATTCCCGGCCGAATGCGGTTCCGGACGTGGGTGAAAGAGGGCGACATCGTCATCGCCGAACCGTGGGACTGGCAAGACGAGAAGGCGGAGGTCGTCTGGCGCTATGAGTCCGACGACGCACAGCAACTCCGCGAAGAAGGCCACATCCAGTAA
- a CDS encoding HAD-IIA family hydrolase, with protein MIRGVVFDVDGTVVRGNDPLPGAADAVARLRTAGVSLCFCSNNPTKGGAAYVDRLGAAGIEASAEEVVTAADSTVVYLQDHHADDTLYVLGESGLVEQLDAAGLTVTDDPDAAEAGVVSIDRSFDYDDLTRALWALGDGTPYVGTDPDRVIPGADAFVPGSGAVINAVRGVLDHDPDAVLGKPSAPAQNLVLDRIGRAPGECLVVGDRLDTDIALGERAGMTTALVLTGVTGRDAVAASPHNPDYVIEDLTELDRVLEAERGSER; from the coding sequence GTGATACGCGGAGTCGTTTTCGACGTGGACGGAACCGTCGTGCGCGGGAACGACCCGTTGCCGGGCGCGGCCGACGCGGTCGCTCGCCTCCGGACGGCGGGCGTCTCGCTCTGTTTTTGCTCGAACAACCCGACGAAAGGCGGCGCAGCGTACGTCGACCGACTCGGAGCCGCGGGCATCGAGGCCAGCGCCGAGGAGGTGGTGACTGCCGCCGATAGCACGGTCGTCTACCTGCAGGACCACCACGCCGACGACACGCTGTACGTCCTCGGTGAGTCGGGCCTCGTCGAGCAACTGGACGCCGCTGGCTTGACCGTGACCGACGACCCCGACGCCGCCGAGGCGGGCGTCGTCTCCATCGACCGCTCGTTCGACTACGACGACCTCACGCGGGCGCTGTGGGCACTCGGCGACGGCACGCCGTACGTCGGCACCGACCCCGACCGGGTCATCCCCGGTGCCGACGCGTTCGTCCCGGGGTCCGGTGCGGTTATCAACGCCGTGCGGGGCGTCCTCGACCACGACCCCGACGCCGTCCTCGGGAAGCCGTCCGCACCCGCACAGAATCTCGTCCTCGACCGAATCGGCCGTGCACCCGGGGAGTGTCTCGTCGTCGGTGACCGCCTCGACACCGACATCGCACTCGGTGAACGCGCAGGGATGACGACGGCGCTGGTGTTGACCGGTGTGACCGGCCGCGACGCCGTCGCCGCCTCGCCGCACAACCCCGACTACGTCATCGAGGACCTCACCGAACTCGACCGGGTGTTGGAGGCAGAACGCGGCAGCGAACGGTGA
- a CDS encoding OsmC family protein, with protein MSDIETATVSEEGFTSTSEVGEFELTIDALGEDGPDPNSVLVADYASCFLPAFRVGGQQRGVDDLGKVQIDAEADLDDDDDLTAIRFDIYVEADVDDDTLAEIVERAEGICHVHTALREGLHADITTHGDAF; from the coding sequence ATGTCCGACATCGAGACCGCCACGGTCAGCGAGGAAGGGTTCACGAGCACGAGCGAAGTCGGCGAGTTCGAGTTGACGATCGACGCGCTCGGCGAAGACGGTCCCGACCCCAACTCGGTCCTCGTGGCCGACTACGCCTCTTGTTTCCTGCCTGCGTTCCGCGTCGGCGGCCAGCAGCGTGGCGTCGACGACCTCGGGAAGGTCCAAATCGACGCCGAGGCCGACCTCGACGACGACGACGACCTCACCGCTATCCGCTTCGACATCTACGTCGAGGCCGACGTCGACGACGACACGCTCGCGGAGATCGTTGAGCGCGCAGAGGGCATCTGTCACGTCCACACGGCGCTGCGCGAGGGCCTGCACGCCGACATCACTACGCACGGCGACGCGTTCTGA
- a CDS encoding NUDIX hydrolase has translation MTEPETTYVGKACAYITRGGSELLVFEGPGHDGLQIPKGTIEAGEDPRAAVYREVREESGLATLSSVDHVATDVWMRRESPPKAYVRHFYHARIHEPRDEWTHVVHDGGDEHGSEFEFSWIGIEEARRRGFALELNDYVHAISGSGVAHQLAEPAD, from the coding sequence ATGACCGAGCCGGAGACGACGTACGTCGGCAAGGCGTGCGCGTACATCACCCGCGGCGGATCCGAACTGTTGGTGTTCGAAGGCCCCGGCCACGACGGACTGCAGATTCCGAAGGGAACGATCGAAGCCGGTGAAGACCCCCGCGCTGCGGTGTACCGGGAGGTTCGCGAGGAGAGCGGTCTCGCGACGCTGTCGAGCGTCGACCACGTCGCGACCGACGTGTGGATGCGCCGCGAGTCGCCGCCGAAGGCGTACGTCCGCCACTTCTACCACGCCCGTATTCACGAACCGCGCGACGAGTGGACGCACGTCGTCCACGACGGTGGCGACGAACACGGCAGCGAGTTCGAGTTCTCGTGGATCGGAATCGAGGAGGCGCGTCGTCGCGGCTTCGCACTCGAATTGAACGACTACGTCCACGCGATCTCGGGGTCGGGAGTGGCCCACCAGTTGGCGGAACCTGCCGACTGA